A region of the Silene latifolia isolate original U9 population chromosome 9, ASM4854445v1, whole genome shotgun sequence genome:
TATACATTATTGTTGACGATGGACACCTCGATTTACCCCAAAAAAATATTCGCATTGACTCGAATAAATGCACCTTCAATTATTATGCGATTATATTGACTATTATAAAACTTGATGACAGTAGTTTGTTTGGACTATCTGTTGCTGGCCGCGAATTTGTGGAAGCAAATAGACAACAAAACGTAAATTATTAAGGAACTAATTACATGTGAACAACAAATTTTTGATTAACACTCCTCTAGTAAGACTAAAAATTTCTTCGGATGAAGTAAGCATATAGCAACATTTTGACCCTTTACGATGCTTCTTTGTAATAGATTCAACGAAGtccaattatattaattaattaataattaataatttagTATATGTGAATTACGCGACTATAAACGTGCAAGACAGCTATTGTAATAAGCGATGCTAACCACCGATATTATTTTTTATTTCGTTTAATAATGCGTTAAATTATTAACAAAATGAAGTGTTCCGACTTATGAAAGATATTTATCGAAATGAATATATAAAACCGTGACTACCTCAGTTTATTCGTTATATGAACAACTAAGATCGTTGAGGCACTCACCTGATTTAGTAACTTTGAACTTTAGAAATTCGAGAAATGAATGGTGATAATTGACTCGATCGATCACCAAAATCAAACAAATAGCCATATTTTAAATAACATAAACTTAATAAatgttaattttaatcttaacaTGCATATATTGATGTTTTCAAAGGTTATCAAATTTAAAATTATTTTGACCTAAAATAACCAAACTCCGCTTTCGTTTATGACCCTACGTAACTTTACAAGGCTAGTGTACTCGTCTATGACTTTACGTAACTTTTACAATACTAGTAGTCTAGTGCAATAGTTTAActaaaattaaatcataaaatttcatttgtaacggcacatatccgtcactttggagtgatgaataccattttatctcacaaataacccaaatagaggagagagggaagcatatgggggtgtccccaccttgtcccccctatccgttttgtgagtgacattatccgtcacttgctccgatccgtcttcagcaagactaattgaaaTTAAATAGTTAGGCTTATGTAACATAATTTTGTATATAAAGCGGATTATCATGTTTATTTAAAAGGAAAACGAAGTTTTATAAAGCGATAaaaagaactttttttttttttaacacaaattcttataTAACGATTTTATTCCATCGAAATCCGTCTTACATGAACTTAGGGGTGTAACAAAGCCGATTAGAGCTCGAGCGGGCTCGGAATCTGCTCAACAATTTAACTTTGAGCACAGAATCAGCTCGGAACTCTCCGAGCTCAAAAATTTAAAGCTCGAAATAGGCTCGAGCTCAGCGGAGCTCGAtttaatcattattattattattattattattattattattattattattattattattattattattattattattattattattattattattattattatttttactttcaaaatcaaattaaaattaatatgtttgaagataaataacaaataaaaaaaacaattataataaaaatataatCATGAATGTAAAATAATATTTCAATAAGAACAAAAATGGTTGCAAAATACTAAAACTGGATAACAAAAAGAATAAAATGAGCCTAAACGAGCTTTCGATCTGAGCTCTAGTTGGTATGCTCATCTCAAAATCGGCTCAAAATCATTTTCAACAATTTGAAACCGAGCTTTAATCGAGTTAACTACAAAAACTCTGCAAACCAGCTCAGATCATTTACGACCATACACGAACTTTTACCTAAAAGTGCTCGATAAAAGAACAAAGTAGTGTAATGAGATTTACTTCATGGGACTAGTTTGTCTTTGACTATGATGTAAGCAAACCAACGTGGGTCTCAAATCCCTTCTATTTAAGACTTGCTCTCTTCTACTCTCTATTTCTCAACCTTAGCATATCCACAATAATCCTCTCTATTTCTCcctctttttaattattattttttttctctttctttttaattAGTTTGCATATTATAACCATGACGATGACGGAGGGAACCAATGATAATGTGAAGATTACAAACGGAAACAAAGTGTTGGCCGATTTCGATCCTCCGAAGAGGCCTAAGAGAAACATGTTTGCATTAGCTTGTGCTACTTTGGCCTCTATGACTTCTATTTTACTCGGCTATGGTATgaaccttctttctttcttctcatTTGTTTTGTCGGAATATTATCATAAGACAGTTATTTCCGTTTTAAAAGTAAAACGTATCAAAAAGATATCATCCCATTTAGTTGGATGAGACAAACTTTTTTATTAGACTCTACACATTACACTTTTATCTCATCCATCCTATCTATTTGACACGTTTAAGTTGAAAACAAATACGTCAaacttaaacaagaatttgcgtTCTTTTTCTCCCATACCTTGGTTAACAAGTTTAAAGACATACGATTTCGGGTTAATGTACGCATAAGAGCTTTTCCCAATCTTTTCTCAAAGCCATCTTAGGAATAAACTTGTCCCAACTGAATCATATATCACATATTCGAATTTGCATATTCGGATACAACATTCACGCCACATATTATCTTGTGAAAGACGATTTTACACCAGAATAATGAAATAACCCCTAATAATATTCAACAATCCAAACATAAGAGAAcatttgacatgtggtggtgttCCATTTATCATTGTTTAGGGAAGGTTAGCCTTACATTAGAAGGAAGTGGGGGCAAGTAGTAGTTTAGCCATACCCACTACATCCTATAAGAGACAATTATTAATAAGATCAAAACTGAAAATTAATACGGAGTAGTCTACACGTTTTCAGATTTGATGCCATACTTGTTGCTTTCAGTCTGGCCCATTTTAACTATGCCAGCTAGCTCTACCGTCCACGGATTTTCGAACGTGTGTTGTAAGGGTATACATTAATAATCTAAATGAGATACGTTTCACCGACACACGATATTGTCGCGAGATAATCAAATATAAACTCATTTttacaataattaaggagaatatCTTGTGAATGTTGCCGCATTTAGGTTATTAGCGTGTGTTCTAAGTTCTTAGAACACACGTTACAAAAACCGTtaattcttcttattattattattattaatattattacgtGATAATTGAGACCCATCATGTGAGTAACTGAGTATGTGACTGTCAATTTTTGTCATATTATgttcattaatttaataatatGTTTCTTTTCTTCATGATTTTTATCAGATTTGGCTTTTCTTTAAACTATAGTCCATGGATTATCTTTGGATTATATATGCCAAAACTTTATGGAGATTTGATTACTTTATTAAAAGTTGAAAAGACTGACTTAATTTCTTTCACATAGACCTACTTTTACACTTTCAATAATTACTTCATTTCTTTCACCAATTGGTCTTGAAGACGGGTCGGAgaaagtgacggataatgccactcacaaaacgaataggagggacaaggtgggggcacccccatgtgcttccctctctcctctatttgggtcatttgtgagggaaaatggtattcGTCACtctaaagtgacggatacgtgccgtcacaaatgagattttgtgtcttTCACATAGTGCTACTTTTAAACTTTAAATGGTTACTAATTCAGTCAATGGTTATCATGATTTCAAACAATGATAATTATTGAGCAAGACAGAAGAAGTATGGTGCATGTTAAGACTTATTTTAGTTACAtacttttatctttgctttactTGTTTGAGAAATTCTGCATAATCATGGAAATTTGTAAGTCCTAGAATGGACTGTGTGGACACATGTTAGAAAACTCGTTAAACCAAAAGCGTGAAGGGTACCTAAAAGAGTATGATTATGCTGTTTAACAATCTTATTTAATATTTTGCCAATTTTAATGTTACTAAATATAAACTTGATGAACAGACATAGGAGTAATGAGTGGAGCAGCAATATACATAAAGAAAGACTGGAATCTAACCGACATTCAAATTGAAGTATTGATCGGAATCTTAAACATCTACTGTCTACTCGGGTCATTCGCTGCCGGCAGAACCTCAGACAGGATAGGACGGCGGTACACCATCGTGTTCGCTGGGACAATCTTCTTCGTGGGTGCTCTTCTCATGGGTTTCGCCACCAATTATGCCTTCCTTATGGTCGGTCGCTTTGTGACTGGTATCGGTGTAGGCTACGCGCTTATGATCGCGCCTGTCTACACCGCTGAGGTCTCCCCTGCTTCTTGCAGGGGTTTTCTCACTTCTTTTCCAGAGGTTTTTATTAATGCTGGCATTTTACTCGGTTATGTCTCCAATGTTGCTTTTTCTAAACTTCCTACTCATTTGAGTTGGAGGTTCATGCTCGGGATTGGAGCGGTCCCGAGCATGTTTCTGGCCGTGGCTGTTCTTGCCATGCCTGAGTCGCCTCGTTGGCTTGTTATGCAAGGAAGGCTTGGTGAGGCTAAGAAGGTGCTTGACAAGACTTCTGATTCGCCTGAGGAGGCTCAACTTCGTCTCAGGTAAGCTATTTGGCATAGCGATTTAGCTTAAACCTGTTAAAAAAATgaaaagtgatgacgtggacctATTTGGGAGAAATGTTTTAAAACCGACCCTAAAACAAGAAATAGTTTGCTAGATAACCCTGTTTTGAAGAAAAATTCCTTAAAATCGCTTACTGAAAAATGTTATACAgagtattaatatttaattatgttggATATTTGGTTGATCAGGGAAATTAAGGAGACGGTCGGGATTCCCCTAGAATGTAACGACGACATTGTTATTCTTCCAAAGTCGAGTAACAAGAACGGAGAAGGAGTTTGGAAGGAACTCCTAATTAGAGCAACGCCCTCAGTACGACGAGTAGTGATAGCCGGCATAGGGATCCATTTCTTCCAGCAAGCGTCTGGCATAGACGCTGTCGTTCTATATTCCCCGCGAATATTTCAAAAGGCCGGGATTAAAAGCGACACACGCCAATTACAGGCGACCGTGGCCGTTGGATTGGTGAAAACATTGTTTATATTGGTAGCTACATTTCAGTTGGACAAGTATGGTAGGAGACCCTTATTATTAACTAGTGTTGGGGGTATGGTCATTTCCCTCTTTACATTAGCTATGTCATTAACCGTAATTGATCGATCGACTCATACGCAAACGTGGGCCGTGGTTTTGTGTATAACCATGGTGTGTTCCTTTGTGGCCTCATTTTCGATTGGATTGGGACCGATTACTTGGGTCTACTCTTCCGAGATATTCCCATTGAGGTTACGTGCTCAAGGTACGAGCATGGGTGTGGCCGTGAATCGCGTGGTGAGTGGTGTTATTTCAATGACATTTTTGACCTTGACTGATAAAATTACAGTCGGCGGAGGGTTCTTCATATTTGGTGGGATTGCGACTATTGCGTGGTTGTTCTTCTTCACTTTCCTACCCGAAACACAAGGGAGGACACTTGAAGAGATGCATGAGTTGTTTGATGACTTCAAATGGAGGGATTCATTGCATGATAGAATGACTAGTGATAAGGGTAAAGGGGGTGAAAGTGTCAATGGTAAAAAGAGTCAAGTACAATTGGGAGCTACTTCTACTACTACCGCTGCTAATATTACCGATGAAAACACGAAATGATCGGTATTTAGGATTAGGAAAAGTGTATTGAGACGGGTTTTAATTAGCTCCATGAAAAGTGGTCTATATAAGTAATTAGTTGTAATTTTATGTGCCTCATTGTGATTTTGAATGAATCACAATTCTTATATATATTTGGTCTCtttcttttgttgtttttaattaaCTTCATTATCCTAACTATTTCGACTTGTAATGACATTCATTTCTTGCACAGTAAATAAAACGAGTTTAGATATTACATGTTACGCGAAACAAACCCATTAGTTCAATAAATCATAGCATTATGTACATTTCGATTCTTCAATCCGATTGGAGTACTCGTGCGTAATATGATTTGAAACCAAAGTGCCAACCCTGTCACAAAGTACTTGATTATTTAAGTtcagtcatttatttacctttaattaGCTACACTtcacaaattacaaaataaaaataaataaataattgaaacgaATGAATGCATATAATAAACTCGCCAGTCGCCACCTAAGTGAACTAGAATCATGTCGACATACTTTCTAATTTGGTTCGAAAAGCCAAAGTAAATATCACAATGCAAATATAGGGAGTACTTTAGACTATCATTATCAAAGAAATTCTTGACCGTTCATGACAATtaaagagcaaaaaaaaaaagaaaagtaaaTATAAGTGTGCGACCGTTCAGCAAAACATAGAAGAATATGGCCTTCTGACAACCTGCATGACCACACTTCATGCCCTCTTTGGTGACCGCCATGT
Encoded here:
- the LOC141599296 gene encoding polyol transporter 5; translation: MTMTEGTNDNVKITNGNKVLADFDPPKRPKRNMFALACATLASMTSILLGYDIGVMSGAAIYIKKDWNLTDIQIEVLIGILNIYCLLGSFAAGRTSDRIGRRYTIVFAGTIFFVGALLMGFATNYAFLMVGRFVTGIGVGYALMIAPVYTAEVSPASCRGFLTSFPEVFINAGILLGYVSNVAFSKLPTHLSWRFMLGIGAVPSMFLAVAVLAMPESPRWLVMQGRLGEAKKVLDKTSDSPEEAQLRLREIKETVGIPLECNDDIVILPKSSNKNGEGVWKELLIRATPSVRRVVIAGIGIHFFQQASGIDAVVLYSPRIFQKAGIKSDTRQLQATVAVGLVKTLFILVATFQLDKYGRRPLLLTSVGGMVISLFTLAMSLTVIDRSTHTQTWAVVLCITMVCSFVASFSIGLGPITWVYSSEIFPLRLRAQGTSMGVAVNRVVSGVISMTFLTLTDKITVGGGFFIFGGIATIAWLFFFTFLPETQGRTLEEMHELFDDFKWRDSLHDRMTSDKGKGGESVNGKKSQVQLGATSTTTAANITDENTK